In Fusarium verticillioides 7600 chromosome 4, whole genome shotgun sequence, the following proteins share a genomic window:
- a CDS encoding hypothetical protein (At least one base has a quality score < 10) — protein MAEAVGLAASIIAIVELSAKVGKLCVQYSAAVGNARADITRLQSRLKDLNLCLEATKRPLEDPKKSKLATSQSLVDSLNACKRELSEVQDRLDPGSARRAMRRFGLRALKWPFDSKEINTVVFNLEHYKQTITLCLQVDQTTILLDVSQRVEDLSLQQQRMASASRPPCFNVPFDRDQDFVARPDMTTWLRDKFSSSTGRMALVGMGGFGKSQVAINFAYSIHDEDSNVNVFWVHASSKPRFEEAYRAIAQRMKLPKRNEPSTDILALVRDWLQNDESGSWLMIVDNADDVNLFYPKGTDERPLASFLPKAQHGTILVTSRSLDVTERLTGSRKNIFQMSTMDEAQGLHLIRNKLAVEFEHDATVKLLQALDYIPLAITQAAAYINRRSPRESVETYLKSFQESDQKRKSLLEVDHGDFRRDETVSNSVITTWQVTFEKIRHEKPSAANLLSFMSLFDHKGIPEFALHYYNGKLKHWQDKAFGFEDDIDVLRSYSLVYVTTNRDFFELHATVQACTRVWTSSSGKLLRLKSLFIYSMVHIFDPFKFENWPTCQVLLPHLESVIQEELLTEDVEPWAELLYRCSEYMLETGKHKAAEEIGKKVIARGLPSLGEGHIMMCKCLSMLATAYMRQNILDEGAKIQLQLVNNCERIWGEEHELTLSSRNNLAPLYIQLGRYAQAEELLIRILERSKGIGRDRHPDVLIAGATCGSIFGATGI, from the exons GCTAGTTGATTCGTTAAATGCATGCAAAAGAGAGCTCTCGGAGGTCCAGGATAGGCTCGACCCTGGGAGCGCGCGCAGGGCCATGCGTCGATTTGGTCTCCGCGCGCTCAAGTGGCCCTTCGATAGTAAAGAAATCAATACGGTTGTATTCAATCTCGAGCACTACAAGCAGACTATCACTCTATGTTTGCAAGTCGATCAAAC CACAATACTCCTCGACGTGTCGCAGCGGGTGGAGGATTTGTCACTACAACAACAGCGTATGGCGTCAGCATCTCGACCGCCATGTTTCAATGTTCCTTTTGATCGGGATCAAGACTTCGTTGCACGACCAGATATGACCACGTGGCTCAGAGACAAGTTCAGCAGCTCTACTGGCCGAATGGCCCTTGTAGGCATGGGAGGGTTCGG TAAATCACAAGTTGCCATCAACTTTGCCTATTCTATTCATGACGAGGATTCTAACGTCAATGTATTCTGGGTCCATGCAAGTTCAAAACCGAGATTCGAAGAAGCATACCGTGCGATAGCACAGAGGATGAAATTACCCAAGCGTAACGAGCCAAGTACAGAcatccttgctcttgttCGCGACTGGTTACAGAACGATGAATCTGgttcttggctgatgattGTCGATAATGCCGACGACGTCAACCTCTTCTACCCCAAAGGCACCGATGAGCGCCCCCTAGCGTCTTTCTTACCCAAGGCTCAGCATGgcaccatcctcgtcacctCTCGCAGTCTTGATGTTACGGAGAGGCTGACAGGTAGTCGGAAGAACATTTTCCAGATGTCTACCATGGACGAGGCTCAAGGCCTGCATCTTATCAGAAACAAGCTTGCCGTTGAATTTGAGCATGATGCTACTGTTAAGCTCCTTCAGGCTTTGGATTACATTCCTCTCGCAATCACGCAAGCTGCAGCCTACATCAACCGTCGTTCACCCCGCGAATCTGTTGAAACCTACTTGAAATCATTCCAAGAGAGTGatcagaagaggaaaagcCTTCTAGAGGTCGACCATGGTGATTTCCGTAGAGACGAGACCGTTTCGAATTCGGTGATCACAACATGGCAAGTTACATTCGAGAAGATCCGTCACGAAAAGCCGTCTGCAGCCAATCTCTTGTCATTCATGAGTCTTTTTGATCACAAAGGCATTCCAGAGTTCGCACTTCACTACTACAATGGGAAGCTTAAGCATTGGCAAGACAAAGCGTTCGGGTTCGAAGACGATATTGACGTGCTTCGCAGCTATTCTCTCGTTTATGTGACTACCAATCGAGACTTTTTCGAATTGCACGCTACGGTACAGGCCTGCACCAGAGTttggacatcatcttcggGTAAACTGCTACGATTGAAGAGTCTGTTCATATACTCAATGGTTCACATTTTCGATCCCTTCAAGTTTGAGAACTGGCCTACTTGCCAGGTGCTGCTGCCACACTTAGAGTCTGTGATACAGGAGGAGCTACTAACGGAAGATGTTGAACCGTGGGCAGAGTTATTGTATCGGTGTTCAGAATATATGCTTGAAACTGGTAAGCACAAAGCAGCAGAGGAGATTGGCAAAAAAGTAATCGCGAGAGGTTTGCCAAGTCTTGGGGAAGGGCATATAATGATGTGTAAGTGTTTGAGTATGTTAGCTACGGCCTATATGAGGCAAAACATTTTGGACGAAGGTGCAAAGATTCAACTTCAGCTGGTCAACAACTGCGAGCGGATCTGGGGAGAGGAGCACGAGTTGACCCTCAGCAGTAGGAACAATCTGGCGCCTTTATATATTCAGCTGGGTCGATATGCTCAGGCCGAAGAACTTCTCATTAGAATACTGGAAAGGTCAAAAGGGATCGGGAGAGACAGACATCCAGACGTTCTCATAGCGGGGGCTACTTGTGGTAGTATATTTGGAGCAACAGGAATATGA